From the genome of Gallus gallus isolate bGalGal1 chromosome 32, bGalGal1.mat.broiler.GRCg7b, whole genome shotgun sequence, one region includes:
- the LOC121112692 gene encoding uncharacterized protein LOC121112692 isoform X1 encodes MRAQFASGTLTDLQRVNLLEELLQAHERAVEKRKAEARESLMKVSRCPLVWVCSSSPVGTGCHDGGGRRGQRHGAAIRRSSVGVRMP; translated from the exons ATGCGGGCCCAGTTTGCCAGCGGGACATTAACAGATCTGCAGCGTGTGAatctgctggaggagctgctgcag GCTCATGAGCGCGCCGTGGAGAAGCGCAAGGCTGAGGCCAGGGAATCCTTGATGAAGGTGAGCAGATGTCCCCTCGTGTGggtctgcagctccagccctgtggGCACTGGTTGCCATGATggagggggcaggaggggacaacggcatggagctgccaTCAGACGGAGCTCCGTGGGAGTGCGGATGCCGTGA
- the LOC112531398 gene encoding uncharacterized protein LOC112531398 isoform X1, giving the protein MAQPLSLQEKQFIAQLEDQLQAETEEMEVGTWRATAAGTGTHAFVCQVLRQERQRLQEEREELELEGAWQQHQLELEAAHVPGAVLPELVEAELEKAERARRRGLAFWMKMICLIFVSLLLLLVAVLGSAVLYAQNYDQELLYRLLLRVLPQAMYASPAYFASRSLRVVCDGLLPI; this is encoded by the exons ATGGCACAGCCGttgtctttgcaggagaagcagtTCATTGCCCAGCTGGAAGatcagctgcaggctgagacaGAGGAGATGGAG GTTGGGACCTGGAGGGCAACTGCAGCGGGCACGGGCACTCACGCTTTTGTCTGCCAGGTGCTGCGCCAGGAAAGACAGCGCCTGCAAGAGGAGcgggaggagctggagctggagggtgCCTG gcagcagcatcagctggagctggaggcagcccacgtgcctggggctgtgctgccggaGCTGGTGGAGGCAGAGCTG GAGAAGGCTGAGCGGGCGAGGAGACGTGGGCTCGCCTTCTGGATGAA GATGATCTGCCTCATCTTTgtcagcctcctgctgctgctcgttgccgtgctgggctctgcagtgctgtacgCCCAGAACTATGACCAGGAGCTGTTGTATCGGCTCCTGCTGCGAGTGCTGCCCCAGGCAATGTACGCTTCCCCGGCGTACTTTGCGAGCAGGAGCCTGCGTGTGGtctgtgatgggctgctgcccatctga